The Hippoglossus hippoglossus isolate fHipHip1 chromosome 4, fHipHip1.pri, whole genome shotgun sequence DNA window aagtaaaaacagacCAGCAGACACGGAAATTAAAATGCACCTGCAGATTTACAAGTTGTGGTCTCTGGCAGTGctaaaatgaatgtgtgtgtgaagtgcgCAAGCTGTTGTGCAACATCTTGACAACTTGCGTAATTTATGGTTAGAACATTAACGTTGAATCTCAGCTTTGGCACTGAACTCCCAGTCAGTGGGTTGGTGCGTGGGTATGGTTTAATCATCAAACATGCTGACTCTAGGAAATAATGTGTGCACCTGACGACCAGTCAATGAGACGAGTGATGGGAAGGATTAACTAGCAGAAATTTATATACGATATGTAAACATAAAACATGCGAGGAGCAGTAGATGTTGATCCACATGGTGACGTCTAAAGAGTCACTTCATCGTTAATAACTTGCAACAGAATAAGTAGTAAACAGAGATAATGGAAACACAGCACCAAGAATTCAATTCTAGGAGGGAAAGAGTGTTTGCCATCAGGAGCCCAAGGCTCTGGAATGAATTGCCTGAGGAAATAAGGCTGTCTAAGACTGTTGTCTTCTATGTCTCGGCTAAAACCATACTTTCCTCAAAAGGCATATTCCTAAATTTACTTAGGATGCCAGGCTGCTATTGTCCTTTAGACATATATTACTATATTACTTCTATGTACTTATTTCCATATTTTAAGCATTTGTTTTGCTGTGCAGAACCTTGTActttgtattgaaaagtgctccataaataaagttattattattaaatctgTCCAACCGTTACTCCACAGTGTCACATATCATATTCAAGTTAGTGCATTAGAGACTGTTTCCACAGAACTGTGGAATTCAGACTAAATATGCAGGTTAAACTTGGGTCTTATTTCGGTCTGGGTGATAAAACAATAActatcacaatataattttcatcaaaatcacTATGACAATAGtcaatatacatgtatatttatataagtcCTTTGATTCACATCAAAAGCGTAAAATTGCAAAAATCAGAACAGATGCAGAAAAATGGGTCCAAACCGTTGTTAatcttcctttttgataaaactTATAGTTGGAGATGCTTCAGTTCTGTCCTGTTGAGTTGTTAACTCACACACAgcatctgttgcacttctgtctgcCCACAGTTGCGGCTCTCTCTTTTACCAAGTTATTTTTTGTAGTTTCTCCTCACTCTTGTCGAAAGTTAAGGGCAGAGGTATagtcgcaccttgttaagccctacgATCAATCAAAATTTGAATGGTTGATTGACTCTTGAGCAAAAATTGGTCTTTAAACttgacagaaataaataatgtgacattcatCAGGAAAACTTGTCTCTTAATATAATTTTAACCATATCACCCAGCTCTAGTCTGATTCTATTTCTTCATACAGTCGGTTGCAAAACTCTTCCCTTCTTCCCTGTTCTGCCCACTTATCCATGAACCCTGGCAGTGCACCAGGACATCAACAGATAATACAGCTGAGATGTCATCACCCAAACCTGATGCCAACATTAAAactgccatttttttttaagtggaaAACTTTAAAGTGCCACTTTATCCTGATTCAGgtacaacaaatgtttttttttaaatcataatttCGTTATTTCTTCAATATTACACTATTTTCTTGGACAGAGATTTAGTATGAGAATTATGACTGTAAGTAATATTATCCTCAGTCATATTCAGTTATACCTGAATCCTCATTCAGGTATAACTGAAAACTTTATAGGTAATTTAATTTGCTTCCCTCCCCCGAGGACTGCGTTACAACTTGTTTCATTCGTGTCGTGTCAGTCCGAGGCTGATTAAACCTGAACAGTCACAGATCTCATTTCGCTTTgtcaggatttttttcttttctgtgactcCAACTTCACTTGTTTGccttataaataaagttttaacttCTAACAGCAACCAAAAAGACAAATCATAAATATACAGCCATTATTGATGTTTTGAGGTCAAGCAGCAGATCTGTTACCCCTTTACCATCAGCCCAGTCTAACAGTGGTGACCCCTCTTCAGGTGGTTACATTTTAGTAGATTGAATGCTCATGCTTTGCAGTGACGATGTGAAGAAAGGTACCAAGACTCAAGTCCACTCAATAAATAATATTCCTTCCTCCTATTGACAAATGTATTGTACAGTAGTTCTTTATCCTTATTAAACTAATTGAAATGGTCAATGCTTAGAGTAGAggactccaacacacacacacacacttctttttcttctgacTGAATAAACtgttaaggaaaaaaaaaaaaaaaaagaagaaaaagaaagatagaaatatatatatatatatatatatatatatatatatttttttttttttctatccttAGACCAtggcacattttttttaatgaattttgaTTTAAGTAGTGATTCTATGAGTATAGACGGTTTACTTATATGACGACAATAAAGTGCATGGTAACAAGTTATTTATGTGCATGCCCTGAAAATGATTAAGTTGTGTTGGTTTTCCATCCAAGTTAATTAGTCATCTGTTTATGTGATATACTTTGAATTATTGTGTGAAGTTGTCAAAGCAATAGGAATAACAAAGTGATATGGATGTGTGAATAGATGTGTTCACTTGAAGTGAACAGGAGCATGAACTGTCAAGTGGGTGTCTCACGTCTCTTGTACTAAGATCCGTTCCTAGGAATTTCCTGAATGAAAGAACACAGGTGAACTAAGGCGATAGGTGTGATCACACAAACCCTTGCTATAGTGAATGCTGTGACACTGAAGAAGAATTTCTCAGTTCAGGAATCCATGTGATGCATCATTTccatttatataatattaattaattaagtttGTTGCCTCTAATGAGTATATACTGTGTAATTAAAGTctagagagaaaataaatattagtttttGAATTAGATTCACATTAACCATCGAAAATGATCTAAGCTATCCTCCTACAAGGTGTCTATTTGGATTCACAACTGGAAAAATCATACtcagaaataaacagcaaatGTATGCTTGCAGCCAAGCTAATTTCCCAAATTAAAAGCAACTGTCACACTTCAATTTTCATTGTGGGCTTCAGGAGGTAAACTGGTCAAATCTGCCCCCTTCAGGTCTtgtatgaataaaaaagaaGCTTGATTTAAGACAACAGAAGATGAAAACTATGTGTGATAGAGATCTCCTCTCGAGACAAACAACCATCGATCAGCTCATAAAAAGGTGTGCAGGTGCTCTTACAATCAAGATTTAAACTGCCACGTTCCCTCCTCCTTCAGTCCTTTGAGTTAAAATAACTGTCCCACCATCCCTTGCAGGGTCTGAGGGGAGAGCCACAGCATCTCCACCAGGTTGTACTGCCAGTAGCCCATCCAGAACCCAAACACCACATCAGTCACATTGTGCCTGCCCAGCATCACTCGGCTCAGCCCCACCAGGCCGACCCACAGCAGGACCAGGACCCTCAGCGGGGCGGCCAGCACGAGGTGAGTCAGGAAAAAACGTCCGCACATGGCGGCACGGGTGGCATGGCCGGAAGGGAAGGAGTAGCTGTCCACGGAAAAGGTGGCGAACATGTCCATGCGATTATGTGATGGCCGACGTCGACGCACCACTGCCTTAACAATGCCAACCAGGAGGATATCCAACAGCAAGcctaaaagacagaaagagatatGTTACAGACTAATGTGTGAGGAATCTGTATTCATGCAAGCACACTGAAACAGAGGACACTGATAAACACATAAGAAGTGCCTGACTGAAACattaagagacaaagagaacGGCTACATTACgttagtggattggacatgAACCTGATTCTGAGTGATAGTTTCTCTTCTCACACTGATGTACTGTGATCAGTGGTGGTTtgaagtttggtttcaattagttatttgacaccatataaacagggtgaaacatcatgattgaaaGTTGAGAcagacttgtgattggtcgagcacgtgtatTGGCTTGACTTCGGCACTGCTGCTACATACCATGATCATTAATGCGCAGACCATGATGCCAAATGACATCAAAAGTGTAAGATGATGATACCCGTatgcaaatgttgaaaaactcccCATCACTCAATGttgaatgtgaaaaaaaatatattggaTCTttcccctgatccagatccacaccaaaattgaatggcttcttccctgacacataccaCATCCCTCCTCCAGGTTTCGTGGAAATCAGatcagtttttttgtgtaatcttacatacatacatacaacatacaaaccaaccatgTGGTTATATCAGTTCAAGCAACCTGGATATGGACTTtttcacaacacacattttcagatCAAAACATGTCAAATGGAGGATTGCATGAAGTTCTTTTGcattttttgtccatttaaaatGTAGCATGTGAAATTTAATCAACATGACTTTTTCTAAATACTGTTTGCCAAAGTGAAGCAACAAAGATTTAATCAGTAAGATGGAGCTGAAAGGAATAAATGCTGCAGAACAACCACTATTTAATACTTGTTTTCTCTCGAGGTTGGTATATTTTCAAGACAAATTTGTTACTTTCTCATGAAGAGTGAAAACATTATAGTGccacatatatacagtatgatgATATTTGGTAGTGAACAGGGTGATCCCTACCCTTCTTTACAGCATACTGGACTTTTTATATCTATGTGTCATTGAATTGAGCAGTGAGATGTATTAACAGTTGCTTCACTGCTGAAAATTGAATGCAACAGTCAGACGGCACCGTACAAATCCCTGCTGAGAACAGCAAATGGTTTTCAGTAAAATCATTATGCAACACTCCATTTTTATTCATGAGTGAAAACTCCGGCATTCAAACGCCTGCGGTTGTTTAAAGCTCTGGTTGATAACCATCAGGCTCCAAAATCCTACAAACATTTGTTGTAGGACCAGAGGCCATGTTTACTGAAATAACCCGTTAACTCCACTGAATCCTTGCATCAAGCTTTCGTGTCACAGCAGAGTACCTCCTACAAACAGTGAGGTCTTCCTGAAGGAAACTCAGAGGCTTCATGACCAATCACAATTGATAACACAATTGATACAAATGCACCCTGTTCAATCAGGATTATATAACAAAAGCAATAAAGTGCTTTATCCTCAGATTTCTTACAATAGGTAAACTCGAACAAACTAATATCTACAAAGTATAAAAGGTCACAAAATATTCTTCATAATTTGCTCAAGCAGCATCTGTATTGACTGTTTGAAGGCCAATCTGTTCCCTTCCATTCAATCAAACTGCCccaaatgtttgtttcttcaagatccatgaatgattctctgagaaaatggtcaaaacatttttttttgaatgGGTTTTTCCCTGAGCCATACTGCATCTTTACACCAAGTTCCGTGGAAATCCATTATTTGTGTTCgtctttgttgtatttttcccCTCCAACTATCAACAGCAGGATGTATTCTGCATAGACAAACAACATTCAGCTAGAGGCAGGCTTGCCTCCACCTGCATTGTTCacttgtgaatgtgtgtgacagaaCACGCCACTGCAATCAGCCAACACTACTGGAAAAGCAGAAAGTCCTGTAACACCAGCAACAAAGTACAAACAGTAAACATTGAAAACAACCAGACCTCTGAAAGGACACTTTCCTTGTCAAAtcaaaaccacagactgtataaagaCCTGACAGCTTcccaagagtgaagccaaaattTGTgaattgccccctggtggcttaCTACAGCATAGGTCACAAACCCTGCCAAACATGGACaaggatgaaataaaaagtcaaaaaaaataagtttggtttaaatttttGTGTTTAAGatcttttctgtcatttgaggtagaTCTTGTCATTATTGGTTAAAGTGTTCATTTGTCCAGTAAGTTTGTGTATAATTAGtttttgatgatataaaaagtGAGTGAATCCACATGATGACTAACTCGCAATTTTACAAAGCACCTGAAGAGCCGTGACACGGAGGCGCACGAGGAGTTCACCTAGGCAAAGGGCAAAAAGGACGAACCGCAGCAGCAAACTAAGAGACCTCATTCAAACAATGTGATCAATTCCACAGCACGAAAGATAACTGACAAAGTAGTCGAGTTTCTCTCGACGACCAAGCTGTcagttgcatgatgggaaatttgGAGCCACGGTACAGTTAGCCAGGTTGTAATTACATATCCTAAAGGTTAACCTGATCCAGGCCATACAGAAATTATAGTAATTGTCACctccatacagggttagtagtAGCATACAACTGTTAAAACAGGTTTTACACGTTATCTTCTAAATGCACTGGTGTAAGATCAGTACGCTGTATCGGCCGATATCCAAGGTTCATGTCTCGGAATAGTATTGGGAAGGGAAAAATAGTATCTGTACCATTATATCTGATGACCCGTGTTTGGTTTGGGTTGGGCCAATCctaaaagacacaacacactgGAAGTTATGtttggtaataataataaaagcaataataaAGCGTGGTGGGTTGGAGAAGAGTTTTGCAAAACACAATACAATCTGCAAATGTAGGCACTATATCGCTGGAACTGAAGCATTCACCTATTTGCAAAGCTGAGGGATGCAgctgacaaaacaaatgtcataGGACAGCTGAAGAAAACATGTAGGTTATAGGTAGTGGGGTGAAAACAGCTGGATCAAGGCCAGGGTGGAGACAATGGGAAATGGGGAGGCCTCCTCTAACAGTGTtctaaccatagactgtatggtTCTAACCCCCTGTCAGACGGAGACATGTTAGCAGAGATGTGGTTTTACCCATGAGGAGGTTGAGCATGACTTCTTGTCCTGCAGCACTGTCGCTCTTGTACAGGCAGTAGGCGGTCCCCACCAGCCAGGGGATGCCGTGTCCGGATATCTCGATCAGCTTCATCAGGGGGCGCATGCTGCCCCACGACGCGTCCTCGCAGGCGCACACCCCCAGCCGCTTGGACAGCCACAGGTCGATGGCGAGCAGGGAGCTGAGCGCTACGCGGATGAAAGACGGGTTCAGCCGTATACCGTCTTCGTCCGGCGCCGAGCccgtggaggagctggagccccGGCGGCGTGTGGGGCTCTCCGAGGCCCGGAGCCGGGCCGTGGTCGGGTCGGAGCCTTGCCGCTGGAGCAGGTGCGGCGGCGGCGAGGAGCGGTTCAGCGGCTTCGTCAGTGACTTGAAGTCGTAGCGGCCGTTGGAGCTGCCGAACACCGGGCTTCCTCCGCTGCGAGCCGGGTTTTTAGCTTTAGGAGACGGCATGTTGTCTGTGAATGTGCCGGTGTAGACTGACTGTGGAGTGGGAGCACCGCAGCGCCAGATGTTCTGCAGTACCAGATGTTCTGCAGTGATTTGAGGGTCTATCGCGTCTTCAGCTCATCTGCTGTGGCTTCACTGTTCACATCCCGGCTGCCGTAGTTTTCACCCGGAAGCTGGGTGACCCGGAAGTACTTCAGTGGAAGTCAGATAAGAGCTGGTCGAATATtacttatatacttatattATTAAAGAGATTCAAGGTTTACTGTCGTATCTCCTTTGGCAtaggaatacaaatattttacgAGCATgttatactgtatttgtatttttgaactACAACCGAAAGTATCaagatttaatatatttaaaaaaaatattgtacaTGAAAGAATCTctagtgtatgtgtgtgtgtatgtacattcttacttaaata harbors:
- the plpp6 gene encoding phospholipid phosphatase 6 produces the protein MPSPKAKNPARSGGSPVFGSSNGRYDFKSLTKPLNRSSPPPHLLQRQGSDPTTARLRASESPTRRRGSSSSTGSAPDEDGIRLNPSFIRVALSSLLAIDLWLSKRLGVCACEDASWGSMRPLMKLIEISGHGIPWLVGTAYCLYKSDSAAGQEVMLNLLMGLLLDILLVGIVKAVVRRRRPSHNRMDMFATFSVDSYSFPSGHATRAAMCGRFFLTHLVLAAPLRVLVLLWVGLVGLSRVMLGRHNVTDVVFGFWMGYWQYNLVEMLWLSPQTLQGMVGQLF